The Pleurocapsa minor HA4230-MV1 nucleotide sequence ACGCACTGTCGGTTCGTTAACAAACTCGTGAAAGAGTCCGATCGCATTAGAACCACCGCCGACGCAGGCTAAAAGAATATCTGGTAATCCTTGCCATTTTTCTCGTGCCTGAGCGCGGGTTTCCGTGCCGATGATGGCGTGGAAATCTCGAACTAGCTGGGGATAAGGATGCGGCCCTGCAACGGAGCCAAGAATATAGTGTGTGTTCTCTACGTTTGTTACCCAGTCACGGATTGCTTCACTAGTAGCGTCTTTGAGGGTACCCGTGCCTGCCTTTACAGGAGCAACGGTTGCGCCCATTAGCTTCATGCGGAATACGTTGAGTGCCTGGCGTTCCATGTCGTGAATGCCCATATAGACGATGCACTCTAATCCAAATCGAGCGCAGGCAGTGGCAGTAGCTACTCCGTGCTGTCCAGCTCCCGTTTCGGCAATAATGCGCTGTTTGCCCATGCGTTTAGCGAGAAGTACCTGCGCTATAGCATTGTTGATCTTATGCGCCCCCGTGTGGTTTAAATCTTCGCGCTTTAGATAGATTTGCGGCCCGCTACCGTGCTTAGCATAGTGAGCGGTGAGTCGCTCGGCAAAGTAGAGAGGACTGGGACGACCAACATAATCTCGCAGGAGATCTTGCAGTTCTGCTTGGAAGCTTGGTTCGCTGCGATATTGCTTAAAAGCAGTTTCTAGCTCGGCAAGAGCTGGCATCAAAGTTTCTGGCACGTACTTACCGCCGAAGCGTCCAAATCGACCCAGCGGATCGGGACGAGATTGTGTTGTTGAAGTTTGAATATCTGGTGTACTAACCATTTTTGATCCTCTAATTTGTGTGTAAAAGACGCATTTATATAAAACAGGGGGTTTATAGCACGGTTGCTTTTTCTTTCATCGGCGCGATCGCTGTTTTCAGTTCTCGACAGAGGGACTCAATCGCCTGCAATCCTTCTGTTGGCGTACCCTGAGCCAACCGTTTAACAAAAGCACTACCCACGATCACCCCATCTGCTCCCCAATCCATAACCTGGCGAGCCTGTTCGCTGCCAGAAATACCAAAGCCAACGCCAATCGGTTTATCGGTCATTTGGTGCATTTGTGTTAGTAAATCTTTGACCCGTCCCTGAACTTGCGATCGCACGCCTGTAACTCCTGTAACGCTTACTAAATAGATAAATCCCTGAGACTTTTGGGCGATCGTGGCGATCCGCTCTTGAGAAGAGGTAGGAGCGACCAATAAAATAACTTCAACACCGACGCTGGCAGCCGTTTCTAACAGTTCGGCAGACTCATCGACAGGTAAATCGGGTACGACTAATCCTTGCACTCCTACCTGGGAGATTCGCTTCATAAATGGCTCGACACCCAGGTTGAGAATCGGGTTGTAGTAAGTGAAGAGAATAATTGGTGCCTGTAGGTCGGGACTAACCGACTCGACCAGCTTTAGCACCTGCTCTAAATTAACCCCATTTTCTAAAGCGCGAGTAGCTGCTGCTTGAATCACGGGCCCGTCGGCTAGAGGATCTGAGTAGGGAACTCCTAGTTCGATCGCGTCAGCACCGTTACGATCTAATATTCGTAATGCCTCGGCTGTCGTTTCCAAGTCTGGATCTCCAGCGGTGATAAAGGGAATGAGAGCGCACTGTTGGCGCGATCGCAATGTTTGAAAGCATTGAGAAATTGTAGTCATTTGTCTGATTAGTAGCTAAGTAGGTGGGTGTAATTAAATTGGAAATGAGGTTAGGGAGTAACAAGTAACGAGTAACGAGTAACGAGTAACGAGTAACGAGTAACGAGTAACAAATAGCTCTAAGGGTAGGGGTTTGATCAATTATTTTGCCTACCTACTTATTGGTTATAAATTTTGAGCAATGGGTGCGACTGATGGCTGCACTACCTCTTTTTCCTCGTTCAGAATTTTGCAGACGGCCTGCTCTATGTCTGGCTGCTTGACTAAAGACTCTCCAATCAGCACGGCACGCGCTCCCGCTTGAGCCACCCGTTCTAAATCGGCACGTTCTGACAAACCTGACTCGCTAACTACTTTTATTCCCCTGCTCTCTATCTGTTCTCGCTGCTGCTGAATTAATTGTTCGGTAGTTTTAAGATCGACAGAAAAGTTTTCAAGATCGCGATTATTAATTCCGAGCAGGCGCAAGCCAGTTAAAGAAAGGGCGCGATTGAGTTCTGCTGCTGTATGCACTTCTACCAATGCCGTCATGCCTAGAGAATGGATCGTGTTTAAAAAGTCTTGCAGATCGCGATCGCTTAAAATAGCAACGATAAGTATTACCGCATCGGCTCCTGCTGCTCTGGCTAAGTAAATTTGGTGAATGTCGATGATGAAATCTTTGCATAGCAGCGGTAAAGATACGCTGCGACGAATCAAATGCAAATTATCAAAACTGCCTTGAAAAAATTGGCTATCGGTTAGCACCGACAAACAGGTAGCACCAGCTCGTTCATAAGATCGAGCAATACTAACAGGATCGAAGTCTGCTCGAATAATTCCTTTACTTGGCGAAGCTTTTTTCACTTCGGCAATTAAGCTGGGATGGCTATGACTTGACTGTAAGGCTAAGAGAAAGTCTTTGGCTGGTGGCACTGCGCGAACTTGACTTTTTAGCTCCAGAAGAGTCAGCGAAGCCTGCATTTGAGCTACTTCTTGTTCTTTATGCCAAACAATTTCTTCGAGAATATGACGTGGTTCAGTATTAGAAGCCGCAATTTGGTAGCCTTTTCCTACTTGGTGAGGCACTCGACGACGAATTTGTATACTTTGACTGGACTTAGCGTAGCTTTGAATTACGTTTTTAATAATCGACAAGCCAACTCCACTTCCTAGGGTCATAATCGACTCTGGGTGAAACTGAACCGCAGCGATCGCCTTAGTTTTATGTTCGATTGCCATGATTACGCCATCTTCCGACAGTGCGGTTATTTTCAGTTGCTCGGGCAACCTGTCAGCCTGAGCATACAGGGAATGGTATCGACCGACCTCAAAAGATTTCGGAACGTTTTGAAACAGTGCTGAATCTTCAACAATGTCAATGCGAGACGTTTTGCCGTGTTGGGGATAATCTAAAATACCTAGTTCCCCTCCAAACGCTTCGACAATACCTTGCAGTCCCAAACATACGCCAAAAACTGGCAGTTCGCGCCGAACGCAGCTCATAACGGTTTCGGGAACGCCAAAGTCCCTTGGGTTACCAGGGCCAGGAGAAAATACGACGAGATCGAAAGCTTGGCGATCGAATATCGATTCGCAAAAACCGTGACGTAAGG carries:
- the trpA gene encoding tryptophan synthase subunit alpha, whose product is MTTISQCFQTLRSRQQCALIPFITAGDPDLETTAEALRILDRNGADAIELGVPYSDPLADGPVIQAAATRALENGVNLEQVLKLVESVSPDLQAPIILFTYYNPILNLGVEPFMKRISQVGVQGLVVPDLPVDESAELLETAASVGVEVILLVAPTSSQERIATIAQKSQGFIYLVSVTGVTGVRSQVQGRVKDLLTQMHQMTDKPIGVGFGISGSEQARQVMDWGADGVIVGSAFVKRLAQGTPTEGLQAIESLCRELKTAIAPMKEKATVL
- the trpB gene encoding tryptophan synthase subunit beta; its protein translation is MVSTPDIQTSTTQSRPDPLGRFGRFGGKYVPETLMPALAELETAFKQYRSEPSFQAELQDLLRDYVGRPSPLYFAERLTAHYAKHGSGPQIYLKREDLNHTGAHKINNAIAQVLLAKRMGKQRIIAETGAGQHGVATATACARFGLECIVYMGIHDMERQALNVFRMKLMGATVAPVKAGTGTLKDATSEAIRDWVTNVENTHYILGSVAGPHPYPQLVRDFHAIIGTETRAQAREKWQGLPDILLACVGGGSNAIGLFHEFVNEPTVRLIGVEAAGEGVETEKHAATLTKGRVGVLHGAMSYLLQSDEGQVIEAHSISAGLDYPGVGPEHSYLKDSGRAEYYSITDDQALEAFERVSKLEGIIPALETAHAFAYLETLCPQLEGSPRIVINCSGRGDKDVQTVAKFWNLQ